A region of the Nocardia nova SH22a genome:
CCGCCGATATTCGCGATCGGTGTGCCGGTGATCGTCCGTATCACGTGCCAGCCGAGCCCGTTGCGATCGATCACGTCGCGAGTTCCGGCGGTCCCGCTGACACACACCGCCACTCGGCCGCGATCGACGGTGAGATCGCAGGCGATCGTGGAACCGTCGATCGCCGCGTCGACCAGCCCGGTGACCACCTCGTCGATCGCGACCTGGAGATCGGTGACCTCGTCGAGTGCGAATTCGGCGAGCAGCAGGGCTGTTTCGGTGATTCCCCGCAGCATCGTCAGATGGCGGTGGTCGGCGGGTACCCGGACACCCACCGCCGCTTCCGCGCCATGTCGCTCCCTGCCCACAGCCGCTCGTTCTCCCTCTGCGGCGGCACTTCCGACGCTGCGCGCGGGGCCGCCACCGATAGTCCGTGCCGGAGTCCGTCTTCCGGACGCGTACCCCGGGCGGGTGCGCCGAAACGCACACGACGCTCGGCTAGGCCAGGAATCCGCCGTCGGCGTGCACGACACTGCCGGTGACGGCCGCGGATTCGGGGGTGCACAGCCAGGCGATGGCGGCGGCGACCTCGTCGGGTTCCAGTATCCGGTCGACGATCTGGTGGGAGGCGAATTTCTCGATGTCGTCGAGCCCGTACAGGCGCGCGGTCTCGGTGAGCAGCGTGGTCCGGGTGGAGCCCGGCGACACCGCGGTCGCGGTGATCCCGGTGCCCAGCAGGTCGTGGGCGAGCCCCTTGATCAGCCCGATCACGGCGTGTTTGGCGGCGTTGTACCCCGACAGATGCCACATGCCGTGATGGGCGGCCGCCGATGCCACACCGATGAAACGGCCGGTGCGGGGCTCCGGTCCGGCGAGCATGGCGGGCACGGCCGCGCGGGCGAGATTGGCCATGCCGTGGACGCCGGTGTCGAACATCGGCACCCAGTCCGCCGTGGTGGTCTCCCACAGCGGTCCGCCGCCGGTCATGACCGCGGCGGCGGCCACCGCGGCATCGAGACGCCCGAATCTGTCGCGGGCGAGTTCGACTGCCGCGGTGAGGTTTTCGAGAACACGCACATCTCCGGCGACAGGCACCACGGCGCCGCCGTACGGCCCGGCCACCGCCTCCAGCTGATCCCCGGTCCCCAGCGGGTAGCCGAGCGCCGGATCGTCGTGGCAGATGTCGACCGCCACCACGCGCCAGCCTCCGGCCGCGAGCCGGTGCACGGTCGCGGCGCCGATTCCGCGCGCCGCACCCGTGACAATCGCGACCGGTGGCGCGTCCACTACATGCCCCGGGTGAATCCGGCGGGCACGATGACGTCGTCGGGCGACAGATTGTGGATCGAGGTGTGCCCGAGACCGTAGAGCGCGGAGTCGATGCCCTGGCGGATCACCTCGAGGACGTTGTGCACCCCGCGGTCACCGGCGGCGGCCATACCCCACAGGTAGGGGCGGCCGATCATCACGGCATTCGCACCGAGGGCTACGGCCTTGACCACGTCGCTGCCGCGCCGAATCCCGCCGTCGAGCAGGATCTCGATCTGACCGCCGACGGCCTGAACCACGCTGGGCAGCATACGAATCGCGGCCGGAGTGGTGTCGAGGTTGTTGCCGCCGTGGTTGGACACCGAGATGGCGGTGGCGCCGATGTCGACGGCCCGCTTCGCGTCGTCCGGGCGACCGACTCCCTTGATCAGGAACGGCCCGTCCCACTGCTGCCGCAACCAGGCCAGATCGTCCCAGGTGGGCGGCGGCGTACCCATCCACTCGCCGTAGGCGCCGAAGAAGGTCGGGCCCTGCTGCCCGCGCGGCACGAGATTCGGGGTGCTCAGGTCGGGCAGTTTGCCCGAGCGCGCGAAGCGCAGCAGCCAGCCGGGTTTGGTGACCACCTGGGGTGCGAACCGCACGGCGGTCTTCACGTCGATCTTCTCCGGCAGCGGCGGGCTGCCCCAGTCGCGCGCGGTGGCGAACACCCAGTCCAGCGTGACGATCACGCCTTTGGCACCGGCCTCGCGGGCGCGTTCGAGCCGGGCGGCCATGTCGTCCTTGCTGCCGAGCCAGTAGATCTGGAAGAAGGTCTTGTCGTTGGCGGCCACGACCTCCTCGATCGGCTTGGACCCGAACGACGACAGTCCCAGCGCGGTCCCCGACATCGCCGCACCGCGGGCCACGCCGACCTCACCGGCCGGATCGACCGCTTGCACACCGGTGGGCGAGCAGATCACCGGCATCGAAATCTCTTGTCCGAGAACGGTGGTGCCGAGTTCGCGGGTCGCGGGCAGATCGGCGATGTGCGGGCGCAGACCGAGTTCGGTGAACGCCGCGGCATTGTCGTCGAGCGTGGCACCGGCCTCCGAGCCCGCCAGCAGGGCGAGATAGACGGCCTTGGGCACGCGCTTCTTCGCGCGCCGCTGCGCCTCTGCGACCGATTCGAACCAGTCACGTGTGCTTGCCATGAGATTCCTTGTGTTGCAGTCGAAGTGATAGCTCGAGCCCATGGCGTGCGAGTCCTGCACGCACCCGACGGACTCGATGCGGTCAGGTGAGTCCGGCCAGCGGGCTGGTGTCGCAGGCCCGGTCGGGCGTGGTGACCTTGGCGCGGGTGGGTATTCCGAGCGCCACCGAGCGGCGGGCGGGCGCGCTGCGGGAGTGGTTCTTGTCCGGCTGCGGCTTCGCGCCGACTCCGGCCAGCGCGAGTTCGGCGTTGCCGCGCACACATTCGGGGTCGGGCCCGTCCAGGGGCAGTCCGGTGAAGAACTTCGCCGCCATGCAGCCGCCCTGGCAGGCGTCGTAGGCCGAACACGAGGTGCACGCGCCGCCGGTCTGCGGTTGCCGCAGCCGTTCGAACAGTTCCGAGGTGCGCCAGACACTGTCGAAGCCGCCGGTGTCGCGGACGTTACCGGCCAGGAATTCGTCGTGGATCGCGAACGGGCAGGCGTAGACGTCACCGACCGGATCGACCAGGCACACCACCCGGCCCGCACCACACAGGTTCAGTCCCGAGATCGGCGTGGACCCCAGGGCATTGAGATGGAAGAACGAGTCCCCGGTCAGCACGCCCTCGCCGTGCGCGACGAGCCAGTCGTAGATCTTCAGCTGCTGATCGGTGGTCGGGTGCAGATCGTTCCACACATCGGCGCCGCGCCCGGACGGCCGCAGCCGGGTGATGCGCAACTGCGCGCCGAACCGGTCGGCGATGGCCTTGAACTCGTCGAGCTGATCCACATTGTGGCGGGTCATCACGACCGAGATCTTGAAGTTCTCGAACCCGGCGTCGGCCAGGTTCTGCATGGCCCGCATGGCGGTATCGAACGATCCCGGCCCGCGTACGGCGTCGTTGACCTCGGCGGTGGCTCCGTCGATGGAGATCTGCACATCGACGTAATCGGTGGCGGCAAGCTGCCGTGCCCGGTCGGGGGTGAGCCGAACTCCGTTGGTGGAGAACTTGACTCCGACATGGTGGGCCACCGCGTAGTCCAGCAGTTCCCAGAAGTCGCTGCGCACGGTCGGTTCACCGCCGCCGATGTTGACGTAGAAGACCTGCATCCGCTCGAGGTCGTCGATGAACGACTTGCATTCGGCGGTGGACAGTTCGCGCGGATCGCGCCGCCCCGAGGACGACAGGCAGTGCTCACACGCGAGATTGCAGGCGTAGGTGAGTTCCCAGGTCAGGCAGATCGGCGCGTCGAGGCCGTGTTTGAAGTGTTCGACCAGTTTCATCGGTGATCCTGTTCGTCCGCACCGGTGGGGCGATGCTCGATGGTGCCCGCCTGGAACAGTCCGGCGAGCGCCTTCAGATAGCTGGGACGTTCGGTCTCGGCGACCCCCGCGGCCGCCACAGCGGCGGCCGCGTCGGGCGCTGCGGCCAGCCCCTCCACGACCGCCACCAGCTGCTTCGTCTTCAGAAACGACAGACGACGGGTGGTGAAGTCGTAGACGAGTGCCCCGAACGGCTCGGGCCGCAACGAGATCGACGGCGCGAGCCGATAGGAACCGGCCGGATCGAAGGCGTCAGTAGACACCGCACATGCCATCGATCGACACATCCTCGACGAGCAGGTCGTCTTCGACCAGTGCGTCGTCGCCGGGGACTACTGTCTGGCTGGTGATGGGTTCGTTCATGATCGCTCCTCCGGATCGGGTGAGGCGTGACGGGTGTGAGGCACAGCATAATGTCACCGGGTGACAAAATGGAAGGGGTCACAGCCGGAAAAGTTGCCAATACACGCGTACGCGCTGGTCGCAGGCCCTCGACCAGCGCCGCGGAGCTGGAACGCGCCGCCTTCGACCTGTTCGAGGAGCGCGGCTTCGACAACACCACCGTCGAGGACATCGCCGCCGCGGTGGGGGTCAGCAAGCGCACGTTCTTCCGCTATTTCGAGTCCAAGAACGATGTCGTCTGGGGCAGCTTCACCGATCAGTTGCACGCGATGCGCGGGCTGTTCGAGCAGTGCCCGCCCGAACAGCCCGTCGCCGACGCCGTGCGCACCGTCGTCGTCGCGTTCAACAGATTCGACCCCGCCCAGGTGCCCTGGCATCGCAAACGCATGGAACTGCTACTGAAAGTTCCTACCCTGCAGGCATATTCGACGTTGCGCTACGAGGCGTGGCGCACGGTGGTCGCCGAGTTCGTCGCCCGCCGCCTGGACACGGACACCCGCGACCTGCTCCCCCAGGTCGCAGGCCACTGCGCGCTCGGAGTCGCCATCGCCGGATACGAGCACTGGCTCGATCACCCCGGAGAGGAGCTGACCGACATCCTCGACCGCGCGCTGGCGAGCTGGGCCTCCGGCTTCGGCGCCTGACCGGAGGGCCAGGCCTCAACCGCGTTTCGCGTAGTGCGCCGCACCGGCCCAGTCGATCAGCACACACGCCTCGTCGCCGAGCACCCAGGCGTCGTGTCCCGGCGGGCAGAACATGAAATCGCCTGGGCCGACATCGTTTTCGGTGCCGTCGTCCATGTGGATCCGCATCCGCCCGGACAGGCAGTACCCGGCGTGCATGGTCTGACAGCTGTCGGTTCCGGCGATCGGCTTGACGTGCTGCGACCACCGCCAGCCGGGTTCGAAGACCGCACGCCCGACCGGACCGTGCGGCGTCTCGACCATGTCCATCCGGCCGCTGCCGGCTTCGAAGGGCCGGGTCTCGTCGGGGTTGCCGAGGTTCTTCACCAGCAGGGTCTGCGCCTGACCGTCGGACATATCGTCCTCGCGCAGCATATCCAGATTCCGGAAGACCGCCGGACCCTCACACAGCCGGGTCATCTCCTCGGCGAGCCGTGCGGTTTCGGGAAGTTCGGAATTCCGCATCGCCTCGGCATAGGAGGGAAACTCGACCATCTGCATATAGGTGTCCGCGCGATCGCGATCCTTGGTCTCCATACCGTGCAACGCCGTGCGCTTACCCGCCGTCGCGGTGAGCCAGTCGTCGAGTTTCTCGTTGAACTCGTCGATATGCGTAGTGGTGAACTCGATCGCCTGAACGAACTTGGTCATTGCTGGGGCTCCTTTGAAGAAGGCACCCCGCCAAGGATGTTACTCCGCATTTGCCGACCCGAACAGATGAACGCAGGCCCCGGTTCACGGGACGGCGCCCCGGCGACCACAGACCCCGAGTTTGCCTGTGCGACAAAGGCTCTGAGGTTCATATGATCACCTCACCCCCGCAGTTTCAGTCGATCTCGGACCGTAGCCGATACCACCTTCTACCCCACATCACCGAGGTCCCGTCCACCGCCCGCCGAACCATGTGACGCCCGAACAAATCGTGCAATCGACGCCGAATAGTCGGGAATCCCACGATTTACGCCGAGATTTGCACGATCTGTTCGGCCCCGGCAGAACGACAGCGGTCCTACGTCCGCCGGAGCCTCCCTGCGCAATCCACCCACTGAAACTGGACGCTCGGTCCTGGCCACCGATTCCCTCCGTCGCTGAATCTGCCGTGCGAATTGGCCGGAATATGCAACTCTTCCTGGCGTTATGCGGTGATCAAGCGAGATTCTCTGTTGCGGGGCCATGGAGGACCGCAGGGTGGTGTGCTTGTGAGGCGGATCGAGACCTGATGGGAGGCAAGCATGTCGGAAAAGGGGACCACGTTGCCACGGCGGCAGCTGGGGCGGTACCTGCGGAACGGGCGCGAGGAGTGTGGGCTGACGCTGCATCAGGTTGCGGCCATGATCCAACGTAGTGCGAGCACCGTCCAGCGGATCGAGCGGGGACGGGTCGCGCACCTGCGCGGGGTGGATGTCGAAGCGCTCTGCAAGATCTACGGATTCGACGACAAGCTTGGCACTGCAATGAAAGCCCTTGCCACACAGGGGGATCATCAGAACTGGTGGTGTGAGTACGGGGACGTCATACCAGAGAATTTCGAATTCTATGTAGGACTGGAGGCGGCGGCATCGCACCTGAAGACCTATGAGCCCGAACTGATACCGGGCCTACTGCAGACACCGGGATATGCCAGCGCCATCTGCTTTGCGGCCAATCCGGACGAGAGTGCGGACGAACACGATCGGAGGGTGCGGTTGCGGATGCGCAGGCAGACCAGACTCACCCGCAAGTACCACCCCGCCAAGCTGGATGTGATTCTCGGTGAATCGTCCCTCCGGCGCGTCGTGGGTGGCCCGAAGGTGATGGCCGCTCAGCTGAAACATTTGGCCGACATGGGAGTTCGCGCCAACATCAGTATCCAGGTCCTACCCGGCCGAGCCGGTTTCCCTCTCGGCGAGGCAGCCGGGCCATTCGTCATCATGCACTTCGACGGTGCGCGAAACGGCGACGGCGCGGAGCCGCCGGTGGTGTACATCGAGGGGTTCATGGGAGAGCTGTATCTCGAAAAACCGGATGCGGTGCAACGCTACAATCAGGCTTACGAGGATCTGGAGCGGAACGTTCTGGATGACGTGGCCAGTCGGGCGTTGTTTCGGCAGATCGCGAAGGAGTACGTGTCATGACGAACGATCTGTCGAACGCGCAGTGGTTCAAGAGCAGTCGCAGTGACGGCTCCAGGAACTGTGTCGAAGTTGCCTTCCTTTCCAACGCTGTTGTGGGAGTTCGGGACTCGAAGAACCCCACGGGCCCGGCGCTGGTGTTCTCCGCAGCCGAATGGGACGCGTTCACCACCGGTGTTGCCGGGGGCGAATTCGCCTGACCGCTCGCGGCTACCGGTGCCGGTGTGGTGTATCGCCGACGATGCCGTGCGGCGACAAGCCGAGCCGCACCGCCGCCGCGAACCGGGGTGCGCGTTCACGCCGACCGTTGCCGCACTGCGGTGCAACGGTCACCCGGTTCGGACTGTGTCGGTGACGTCGTTACTTTCATCCGTCCCGGCTACGCCGAACAACTTTCTACGTTGCTGTCAGCGTATGGATCGGCCGGGCCGCCCACCTGAGTAGAGCACTACCCGAATTCCGCGGGGACCTCCCGCACTCCGCTGCGGGAACTCGGAGTCCGGCCGCTCGCTTCGCGCGCCCTGACCGGTGGCGGCGCGAGAAATACCACGTAGCAGGCTCAGTTCGGGCATCTCCGGATCGTCCGGGGACTCAGGGCCGCCGGGTGCGGTGAACGACCGAAGCATTAGGCTCGGCGCCGGGGTTCCAATCGTCTGGTTTCACTGAGTTTTTCGGAGGGGTCGTGATCCATCGTCGACGGATCGGGGGGACCGTCGGGTCCATCGCCGCACTGTTTGCCGCCGCCTGCCTGAGCACGGGTTGTGAGCCCGACGCCTCGCTGCCACCGATCGGGGATGTGACGAACCTGGATCCCTGTGGATTCATCGCACCCGACGCCTTCGCCGAGATGAAGGCAGTCGATACCGCGATCACGATCGACCCGTCCAACTTCGTCAGATGCAATCTCAGCCTGCCCTTCACGGGCAAGGACAAGGATGCGGGGCGCGTGGCGGTCTGGACGATTTTCGACGCCCACACCGCCGATCTCACCGCACCGAATGCGGTGCCGAGCGACCGTGGGCCGATCCACATCACCAAGGGCACGTCCGAGAACGGCACCCAGTGCGATGCGACGGTTCGCCTCGCGAGCGGTGCGGGACTGCTGGTGCACGCGACCACCCAGCGATACGACAAGCAGCCTTCCGATGTCGATCCCTGCCAGGCCCGGGATCACGCGGTCGATTCGGTCGTCGCGACCATGAACAACGGGATGTACACGCACATCGACTATCCGAGCGACTCACTACACGGATACGACCTGTGCGGGTCGATCTCCCTGCCGGAGGTCGAGAGCACGGTGAATCTGACCGGCCTCACCGACAAATCCGCACCCGTCGAACAGGATTGCCAGTGGCGGGCCGACGACGGTTCGGACACCCCGCCCGGGGCGATGGTGTCGGTCATGATCGACGACCCGAAGATCTTCCTGGGCGACCGTGCCACCATCGACGGATTCCCTTCTCGGGTATGGGATATCAGCCGGACGAGCGGCCTGCCCGGGCCGATGCGTGGTCACCACGACGACGAAACACTGGGACACCTGGCCCGGCCAGCATCGTTCGAATGCCACCCAACTCGGTGAACTGCTCTACACCCAGGTCATCCTTCCGAATCAGACCGAACCCGGACAGGCCTGCGAAGCCGCGAAGTCGGTCGCGACCAAGGCCCTGTCCCACCGAGCACCGAACTAGACATCACGAATCGGCCCGGCCGCGTAGCTCATCGCGTTCGGCGGTGAGCGCGGCGTTGGTGTCGCGCAGTGCGGTGTTGGCGTCTTCGAGGTCCAGGATGCGGGCGATCGTCCACTGGCCCGAACCCAGCGGCCTCGAACAGTGGTGGATCGAAGTCATGGACGGCGCCCTCATACCCGCCCCCGCCTGGGCTACCGATCCGGCCTACCTGATCACCCGCCCGCAACGACTCCGATGATCACCCACCGGCTGATTCGATTCATGCCGCCGGACATCACGCACCATCGCGGCCGATTCTGCTGCGATAGAACTATTTCCGACCATGACTCCGGTCGACGCCGGGCAGGTAGACCGCCGAGGTCATGCCGTTTCACCGGCCGATTTGTGACCTCCGTCGCCCACGCGGGCACCCCGCGATTCCCATCACAGGTTCGGCTCATCGGCGAGTGCTGCGGTTATCTTGTTATCGAGTAACAACTGTTAGTCACTAACAGTTTTTGCCGGACTCGATGAGACTTCTGCGGATTGGAGTGCGTGATGGCGGCGTGGTTGTACCGGCTCGGCCGGTTCTCGTTTCGTCACAAGTGGTGGGTGATCGCCGCGTGGCTGGTCGCCGTGGTGACGGTGGCGGGGCTGGTGGGTGCGCTGAATCCCAAGTTCGCCAAGGATTTCGATCTGCCGGGGACGGATTCGGGCACCGCGACCAACCAGGTGGAGAAGTACTTCCCGCAGGTGATGGAGCAGCAGAAGCAGGCGTCGACCAGCATTCTGGTGGCCGCCGACGACGGGATCGCGAACCACACGTCGCAGATCGACGCGCTGGTCGCCGATTTGAAGACGCTGCCGCAGGTCGCGGACCCGCAGACGGTGGTCGATCCGGTGCTCGCCGCGCAGGCGAATCCGGCGATCGCCGCATCGGTCGTCGGTGACAACGGCAAGGTCGGGCTGATCCAGGTGCGTCAGAGCATCGAGATCATGGACCTGAAGGCGGATCAGAAGCACCAGCTGCAGGATATTCTCGCCAAGCACGACGGGCACGGACTAGAGGTGGCCGCGACCGGGTCGCTGATGCAGGTCATGGAGACCGGCGGCAAGGCCGAGATGATCGGTTTCGCAGTCGCTTTCGCGGTGATGATCGTCGCCTTCGGGGCGCTGGTCGCCGCGTTCATCCCGCTGGTGACCGGTCTGGTCGGGGTGGCGATCACGATCCTGCTCGTCACCCTGAGCGCGCAGTTCATGAGCGTCAACGAGACCGCGACCGGCATCGTGACCATGCTCGGTATCGCCGTGTCGATCGACTACGCGCTGTTCATCGTCTCGCGCTACCGC
Encoded here:
- the mftC gene encoding mycofactocin radical SAM maturase (MftC is a radical SAM/SPASM enzyme that catalyzes the first two steps in biosynthesis of the electron carrier mycofactocin from the terminal Val-Tyr dipeptide of the precursor peptide MftA.), whose protein sequence is MKLVEHFKHGLDAPICLTWELTYACNLACEHCLSSSGRRDPRELSTAECKSFIDDLERMQVFYVNIGGGEPTVRSDFWELLDYAVAHHVGVKFSTNGVRLTPDRARQLAATDYVDVQISIDGATAEVNDAVRGPGSFDTAMRAMQNLADAGFENFKISVVMTRHNVDQLDEFKAIADRFGAQLRITRLRPSGRGADVWNDLHPTTDQQLKIYDWLVAHGEGVLTGDSFFHLNALGSTPISGLNLCGAGRVVCLVDPVGDVYACPFAIHDEFLAGNVRDTGGFDSVWRTSELFERLRQPQTGGACTSCSAYDACQGGCMAAKFFTGLPLDGPDPECVRGNAELALAGVGAKPQPDKNHSRSAPARRSVALGIPTRAKVTTPDRACDTSPLAGLT
- a CDS encoding mycofactocin-coupled SDR family oxidoreductase, whose translation is MDAPPVAIVTGAARGIGAATVHRLAAGGWRVVAVDICHDDPALGYPLGTGDQLEAVAGPYGGAVVPVAGDVRVLENLTAAVELARDRFGRLDAAVAAAAVMTGGGPLWETTTADWVPMFDTGVHGMANLARAAVPAMLAGPEPRTGRFIGVASAAAHHGMWHLSGYNAAKHAVIGLIKGLAHDLLGTGITATAVSPGSTRTTLLTETARLYGLDDIEKFASHQIVDRILEPDEVAAAIAWLCTPESAAVTGSVVHADGGFLA
- a CDS encoding ATP-binding protein, whose amino-acid sequence is MGRERHGAEAAVGVRVPADHRHLTMLRGITETALLLAEFALDEVTDLQVAIDEVVTGLVDAAIDGSTIACDLTVDRGRVAVCVSGTAGTRDVIDRNGLGWHVIRTITGTPIANIGGFDIMSGGYPVSVEFVRETGDRSR
- a CDS encoding DUF397 domain-containing protein, with protein sequence MTNDLSNAQWFKSSRSDGSRNCVEVAFLSNAVVGVRDSKNPTGPALVFSAAEWDAFTTGVAGGEFA
- the mftR gene encoding mycofactocin system transcriptional regulator (MftR, the mycofactocin system transcriptional regulator, is an uncharacterized TetR family DNA-binding transcription factor. Its role is inferred by context. It occurs as part of the biosynthesis locus for mycofactocin, a partially characterized electron carrier derived from the terminal Val-Tyr dipeptide of the precursor peptide MftA, through a radical SAM enzyme-mediated process.); translation: MEGVTAGKVANTRVRAGRRPSTSAAELERAAFDLFEERGFDNTTVEDIAAAVGVSKRTFFRYFESKNDVVWGSFTDQLHAMRGLFEQCPPEQPVADAVRTVVVAFNRFDPAQVPWHRKRMELLLKVPTLQAYSTLRYEAWRTVVAEFVARRLDTDTRDLLPQVAGHCALGVAIAGYEHWLDHPGEELTDILDRALASWASGFGA
- a CDS encoding cupin domain-containing protein; its protein translation is MTKFVQAIEFTTTHIDEFNEKLDDWLTATAGKRTALHGMETKDRDRADTYMQMVEFPSYAEAMRNSELPETARLAEEMTRLCEGPAVFRNLDMLREDDMSDGQAQTLLVKNLGNPDETRPFEAGSGRMDMVETPHGPVGRAVFEPGWRWSQHVKPIAGTDSCQTMHAGYCLSGRMRIHMDDGTENDVGPGDFMFCPPGHDAWVLGDEACVLIDWAGAAHYAKRG
- the mftD gene encoding pre-mycofactocin synthase MftD (MftD, an enzyme found in the mycofactocin biosynthesis locus, performs an oxidative deamination of 3-amino-5-[(p-hydroxyphenyl)methyl]-4,4-dimethyl-2-pyrrolidinone (AHDP). The resulting compound, now called pre-mycofactocin (PMFT), is a biologically active redox cofactor that can oxidize the non-exchangeable NADH of TIGR03971 family SDR-type oxidoreductases.), encoding MASTRDWFESVAEAQRRAKKRVPKAVYLALLAGSEAGATLDDNAAAFTELGLRPHIADLPATRELGTTVLGQEISMPVICSPTGVQAVDPAGEVGVARGAAMSGTALGLSSFGSKPIEEVVAANDKTFFQIYWLGSKDDMAARLERAREAGAKGVIVTLDWVFATARDWGSPPLPEKIDVKTAVRFAPQVVTKPGWLLRFARSGKLPDLSTPNLVPRGQQGPTFFGAYGEWMGTPPPTWDDLAWLRQQWDGPFLIKGVGRPDDAKRAVDIGATAISVSNHGGNNLDTTPAAIRMLPSVVQAVGGQIEILLDGGIRRGSDVVKAVALGANAVMIGRPYLWGMAAAGDRGVHNVLEVIRQGIDSALYGLGHTSIHNLSPDDVIVPAGFTRGM
- a CDS encoding helix-turn-helix domain-containing protein, translated to MSEKGTTLPRRQLGRYLRNGREECGLTLHQVAAMIQRSASTVQRIERGRVAHLRGVDVEALCKIYGFDDKLGTAMKALATQGDHQNWWCEYGDVIPENFEFYVGLEAAASHLKTYEPELIPGLLQTPGYASAICFAANPDESADEHDRRVRLRMRRQTRLTRKYHPAKLDVILGESSLRRVVGGPKVMAAQLKHLADMGVRANISIQVLPGRAGFPLGEAAGPFVIMHFDGARNGDGAEPPVVYIEGFMGELYLEKPDAVQRYNQAYEDLERNVLDDVASRALFRQIAKEYVS
- the mftA gene encoding mycofactocin precursor MftA (Mycofactocin is a small molecule electron carrier derived from the final two amino acids, Val-Tyr, of MftA, the mycofactocin precursor. It plays a role in redox homeostasis and the metabolism of alcohols and aldehydes in Actinobacteria, including Mycobacterium tuberculosis.), which encodes MNEPITSQTVVPGDDALVEDDLLVEDVSIDGMCGVY
- the mftB gene encoding mycofactocin biosynthesis chaperone MftB (MftB, a small protein, is a peptide chaperone that assists the radical SAM enzyme MftC in performing two modifications to the C-terminal Val-Tyr dipeptide of the mycofactocin precursor peptide, MftA. MftB's role is analogous to the role of PqqD in the biosynthesis of PQQ, a cofactor that derives entirely from a Tyr and a Glu in the precursor PqqA.), coding for MSTDAFDPAGSYRLAPSISLRPEPFGALVYDFTTRRLSFLKTKQLVAVVEGLAAAPDAAAAVAAAGVAETERPSYLKALAGLFQAGTIEHRPTGADEQDHR